The following proteins come from a genomic window of Aquimarina sp. MAR_2010_214:
- a CDS encoding zinc metalloprotease yields the protein MIKKIPSIATIVLMLFFYSCSDDENNLSEMPEEVIVPSDEIIKIPVVIHVINPPSRPFVISDEKIQSQIDVLNKDYRKKNEDHIKTPDEFISLVADVGIEFYLATTDPDGKPTTGIIRTEADISGFSGNDLTGELPIEEYKLFFDNKGGQDIWPSDRYLNIYIADMFDRWGRLGLGGYAYFPGADPRIDAVVIDPRVFGTLPPLEAGYELGRTATHEIGHWLNLKHIYGKDGSCEVGDEVADTPNQKNQNLGKPIYPKRSCDTNEMFMNFMDRVDDDTMFMFTNGQKERMRALFNEGGARRALYLKNK from the coding sequence ATGATAAAAAAAATACCTAGTATAGCAACAATTGTATTGATGCTATTTTTTTATTCTTGTAGTGATGATGAAAATAACTTAAGTGAAATGCCCGAAGAGGTTATTGTTCCATCAGACGAAATTATTAAAATCCCAGTAGTTATACATGTGATCAACCCACCATCACGACCATTTGTTATTAGTGATGAAAAAATACAATCTCAAATCGATGTACTCAATAAGGATTATAGGAAAAAAAATGAAGATCATATAAAAACACCAGATGAGTTTATAAGTTTGGTTGCTGATGTTGGTATAGAGTTTTATTTGGCAACTACAGATCCAGATGGAAAACCGACTACAGGAATTATTAGAACGGAAGCGGATATATCGGGTTTTTCTGGAAATGATTTAACGGGTGAGTTGCCTATAGAAGAATACAAACTTTTTTTTGACAATAAAGGAGGACAGGATATCTGGCCTAGTGATAGGTATCTAAATATCTATATTGCAGACATGTTTGATAGATGGGGAAGATTAGGCTTGGGAGGATATGCATATTTTCCTGGAGCAGACCCAAGAATAGATGCCGTAGTTATAGATCCTAGAGTATTTGGTACATTACCTCCATTAGAAGCAGGATATGAATTAGGACGAACGGCTACTCATGAAATAGGGCATTGGTTGAACTTAAAACATATATACGGTAAAGATGGTAGTTGTGAGGTTGGAGATGAAGTAGCGGATACTCCTAATCAAAAAAACCAAAATTTAGGAAAACCGATTTACCCTAAAAGATCTTGTGATACTAATGAGATGTTTATGAATTTTATGGATCGTGTTGATGATGATACCATGTTTATGTTTACCAATGGCCAGAAAGAAAGAATGCGAGCATTGTTTAATGAAGGAGGTGCCAGAAGAGCGTTATATCTTAAGAATAAGTAA
- a CDS encoding endonuclease/exonuclease/phosphatase family protein, whose translation MKKIFYSLVGCLLCLFMYWFTVYYKVQSPLEFSDSSKSILFWNIARKGEPAINIIIKKVKEQKPSFIALVEAEELTDKDVIRFKNTFISYSIQKLQGGMVIAVKGKINDIEYHCKDESFKFNHITVTLANQKKSILIADVNAVPFTYRKSALHTIYEFTIKKDPSFIVGDFNTPYESVHFGNYKNELNSFHSVSKGFTATWPYGIPLFEIDQIWSTKKIKPIFLKKEYHNISDHALLIGVYE comes from the coding sequence ATGAAAAAAATATTTTATTCCTTAGTAGGATGCTTATTATGCTTATTTATGTATTGGTTTACTGTTTATTATAAAGTGCAATCGCCACTAGAATTTTCTGACAGTAGTAAGAGTATATTATTTTGGAATATCGCAAGAAAAGGAGAACCAGCAATTAATATTATTATCAAAAAAGTAAAGGAACAAAAACCGTCTTTTATAGCACTAGTAGAAGCCGAAGAGTTGACTGATAAAGATGTAATACGATTTAAAAATACATTTATATCTTATAGTATACAAAAATTGCAAGGAGGGATGGTAATCGCAGTGAAAGGAAAAATAAATGACATTGAGTATCATTGTAAAGACGAGAGTTTTAAATTTAACCATATAACTGTTACTCTTGCCAATCAAAAAAAATCAATACTTATTGCAGACGTTAATGCAGTACCTTTTACATATAGAAAATCGGCATTACATACTATTTATGAATTCACTATAAAAAAAGACCCGTCTTTTATTGTAGGGGATTTTAATACTCCTTATGAAAGTGTACATTTTGGTAATTATAAAAATGAACTGAATAGTTTTCATTCAGTTTCTAAGGGATTTACTGCAACATGGCCTTATGGGATCCCTCTATTTGAAATAGATCAAATCTGGAGTACTAAAAAGATTAAACCGATTTTTCTAAAAAAAGAATATCATAACATATCAGACCATGCACTCTTAATAGGAGTGTATGAATAA
- a CDS encoding 30S ribosomal protein THX produces MGKGDKKTRRGKIGIGSYGKLRRRKKLTAIVETKKPKSTPKPKAVAKTEPAPKTEATPKAEAKTKTEAKTKTEATPKAKPAAKKTTKKKTEEESE; encoded by the coding sequence ATGGGTAAAGGAGATAAAAAAACACGTCGTGGTAAAATCGGTATTGGTTCTTATGGAAAACTAAGACGTCGTAAAAAATTAACCGCTATAGTAGAAACAAAAAAACCTAAATCAACCCCAAAACCTAAAGCAGTGGCTAAAACTGAGCCAGCACCAAAAACTGAAGCAACGCCGAAAGCTGAGGCAAAAACAAAGACTGAAGCAAAAACAAAAACTGAGGCAACACCTAAAGCTAAACCTGCTGCAAAAAAGACTACAAAAAAGAAAACCGAAGAGGAATCTGAATAA
- a CDS encoding RHS repeat protein, whose product MKKTLFIGIILCHVCIGLFGQTSSPVKSGNKSSIFDPFIPKVVPPSVGTFQTVNLTDINSYQGVANINIPIYTIQIGKISVPISINYNTSGVKPNQISSNVGQNWSLQAGGQVVKITKGQEDFSASFSFPYNTNDPSYTLVKYQDLCHPEANNNKLKNIGWLLQGEDFSTQTYLDFSSSCSNTIYAVADIAENPKIERDTYPDLFAASAPGLNSKFTHRLDRSIQEIEKQGYRIETTIGKSEVINLFPKFHNANFPLSYQTFDGGTPRRLVCVNKIDITNTSGTQYVFKDLDIAQYVQRDALNSIPTQDVGSVLLTNQEVSAYNLSTIQDTEGNKVDFIYEKYQIATSEYSKSSEYSLTKNETYLVNNLFSTEKKYPQLNRLKRIVYRTGSVEFVYGKSRLDLTGDNALTQIVIKDMHQKIIKKVNLKQGYFVSNNGCSEPTCKRLKLEQVIIEGRDGLKMPPYRFFYNSTKLPERGSTYIDFLGYANAQVPSEFNGVSVIKNKETTLVPPPIIYFYPYKKRFSFSPFKIYTNSYTPSGGVSLSSNLGMSQAAILTRMEKPTGASEEFVYELNSFITNDGKEITGGGLRIKENKIVSESGDVYQKNYKYVSETGLSSGYINNLPLYGIAQAYDNGYNIRLGSEVKANIISGNIALKYFLTSRTNLELTNGAFVGYSRIEIEKNQNKYKELTYTSPKDYPLEEPDFYPLIGGLNEVEIQYAYDNGGFFPHFNTRDILLGKMTKSKTYNDKNEVLIEESMDYQYKVFETSIQTIKVPKSQIVVQVSSAADYNFEFKPKIFTHRNLKSLDEKTSILDTKRIIERTKYWYSNEYPFIEKTEQIGGRFDQKVTTQYFYPFSIAPNTFNAEQNTLHQELIQIHNINTPILQESWFNKPGFTSPKLVSRQKTMFTKFSGNILTSEIKTSKDGSSFDSRIRIKSYDNFGNLTSYRKSEGTDISYIWGYKNSLLLAKLENVKYSSIPNTLITQIQNLSDVDTDNCRLASCKEEALRIELQKLRDYFPNGQITTYTYDPNIGITSTIDSRGYATYYTYDHLNRLESVKDADNHLISKNKYHYKNQQ is encoded by the coding sequence ATGAAAAAAACACTTTTTATCGGTATCATTTTGTGCCATGTTTGCATAGGCTTATTTGGACAAACATCTTCTCCCGTTAAATCAGGAAATAAAAGTTCGATATTTGATCCTTTCATTCCCAAAGTTGTTCCTCCTAGTGTTGGGACTTTTCAAACTGTCAATTTAACCGATATTAATTCCTATCAAGGGGTTGCCAATATTAATATCCCCATCTATACCATACAAATAGGTAAGATTAGTGTTCCTATATCAATAAATTATAATACTTCTGGAGTTAAACCCAATCAGATAAGCTCTAATGTAGGTCAGAACTGGTCTTTACAAGCAGGAGGACAAGTTGTAAAGATTACTAAAGGACAGGAAGACTTTTCAGCTAGCTTCTCATTTCCATATAATACTAATGACCCTAGTTATACATTAGTAAAATATCAGGACCTTTGTCATCCAGAAGCTAATAATAATAAATTGAAAAATATAGGCTGGTTACTTCAAGGTGAAGATTTTTCTACACAAACATATCTTGATTTTAGTTCTTCATGCTCTAATACTATATATGCAGTAGCGGATATAGCAGAAAATCCAAAAATAGAACGTGACACATACCCTGATCTTTTTGCTGCTAGCGCCCCTGGTTTGAATTCTAAATTTACTCACCGCCTGGATCGAAGCATTCAAGAAATAGAAAAACAAGGATATCGTATAGAAACTACTATTGGTAAAAGTGAGGTCATTAATTTATTTCCGAAATTTCATAATGCTAACTTTCCTTTATCCTATCAAACGTTTGATGGAGGCACTCCAAGAAGATTAGTATGTGTCAATAAAATTGACATTACAAATACCTCCGGAACGCAATATGTTTTTAAGGATTTGGATATTGCACAATACGTACAAAGAGATGCGCTAAACTCTATACCAACTCAAGATGTTGGATCGGTATTATTAACCAATCAAGAAGTATCTGCTTATAACCTTAGTACGATACAAGATACAGAAGGTAATAAAGTAGATTTTATTTATGAAAAATATCAGATAGCTACCTCAGAATATAGCAAAAGTTCTGAGTATTCTTTAACCAAAAATGAAACGTATTTGGTTAATAATCTATTCTCTACAGAAAAAAAATACCCTCAACTTAATAGATTGAAACGTATTGTTTATCGAACTGGAAGTGTAGAATTTGTATACGGAAAATCACGATTAGATCTTACAGGTGATAATGCATTAACCCAAATTGTGATCAAAGATATGCATCAGAAAATCATAAAAAAAGTAAACCTAAAACAGGGCTATTTTGTTTCTAATAATGGGTGCTCAGAACCTACTTGTAAGCGATTAAAACTAGAACAAGTTATTATAGAAGGTAGGGACGGTCTCAAAATGCCTCCATATCGTTTTTTTTATAATTCGACTAAGTTGCCAGAAAGAGGGAGTACGTATATAGATTTCTTAGGGTATGCCAATGCGCAAGTACCCTCAGAATTTAATGGAGTGAGTGTTATTAAAAATAAAGAGACCACCTTAGTGCCTCCTCCTATCATTTATTTTTATCCATACAAAAAACGTTTTTCTTTTTCTCCATTCAAGATTTATACAAATAGCTATACCCCTTCCGGAGGTGTTTCATTAAGTTCTAATCTAGGAATGAGTCAGGCAGCAATACTTACCAGAATGGAAAAACCAACAGGTGCCAGCGAAGAATTTGTATATGAACTTAACAGTTTTATCACAAATGACGGTAAAGAAATCACTGGAGGGGGATTACGTATTAAAGAAAATAAAATCGTAAGCGAAAGTGGAGATGTCTATCAAAAAAATTATAAATATGTAAGTGAGACCGGCCTATCCTCTGGATACATTAATAATCTTCCATTATATGGAATAGCTCAGGCTTATGATAATGGGTATAATATACGTCTAGGTAGTGAGGTAAAAGCCAATATCATATCTGGAAATATTGCTTTGAAATATTTTCTAACCTCAAGAACTAATCTAGAATTAACTAATGGTGCTTTTGTAGGATATTCTAGAATTGAAATAGAGAAAAACCAAAATAAGTATAAAGAATTAACCTATACTTCGCCAAAAGATTATCCTTTAGAAGAACCTGATTTCTACCCACTTATAGGAGGATTAAACGAGGTAGAAATACAATATGCTTATGATAATGGAGGCTTTTTTCCTCATTTTAACACTAGAGATATATTACTAGGTAAGATGACAAAATCAAAGACATATAATGATAAAAATGAGGTGCTGATAGAAGAATCTATGGACTATCAATATAAAGTTTTTGAAACCAGTATACAGACCATAAAAGTTCCCAAGTCTCAAATAGTGGTTCAGGTATCTTCAGCAGCAGATTATAATTTTGAATTTAAGCCTAAAATATTTACGCATAGAAATTTAAAATCATTGGATGAAAAAACATCTATTTTAGACACAAAAAGAATAATAGAACGAACAAAATACTGGTACAGTAATGAATATCCTTTTATAGAAAAAACAGAACAGATCGGTGGTCGTTTTGACCAAAAAGTAACTACTCAATATTTTTACCCATTTTCAATAGCACCCAATACTTTTAATGCAGAACAAAATACGCTACATCAGGAATTAATCCAAATTCATAATATTAATACTCCGATACTTCAGGAATCATGGTTTAATAAGCCCGGTTTTACATCTCCAAAACTCGTCTCTAGGCAAAAAACAATGTTTACTAAATTTTCTGGTAATATTTTAACGAGTGAAATAAAAACATCCAAAGATGGATCTTCTTTTGACTCAAGAATCAGAATAAAAAGTTATGATAACTTTGGAAACCTTACTAGCTATAGGAAATCAGAAGGAACAGATATAAGTTATATTTGGGGATATAAAAATAGTTTACTTCTTGCTAAGTTAGAAAATGTAAAATATTCAAGCATCCCCAATACATTAATTACACAAATACAAAACCTTTCTGATGTAGATACCGACAATTGCAGATTGGCATCCTGTAAAGAAGAAGCATTAAGGATAGAACTTCAAAAATTAAGGGATTATTTTCCTAATGGCCAGATCACCACATATACTTACGATCCAAATATTGGTATAACCAGTACGATAGACTCAAGGGGATATGCTACTTATTATACTTATGATCACTTAAATCGTCTGGAGTCTGTAAAAGATGCTGATAATCATCTTATCTCTAAAAACAAATATCATTATAAAAACCAGCAATAA
- a CDS encoding DUF1287 domain-containing protein has translation MLPKKRILSLFLFILFVQFSFGQNDFKIQLSDAALALTKNKVTYDPSYFSIDYPNGDVPSDKGVCTDVVIRAYRILDIDLQKEVHEDMYANFELYPKNWRLSKTDKNIDHRRVPNLMKFFSRFGKTKPITNDSKDYIPGDIVCWNLGRGLTHIGLVVNKKTSDQQRYLIVHNIGGGQVLADCLFDYKIIGHYQYKKR, from the coding sequence ATGCTTCCCAAAAAACGGATTCTTTCTTTATTTCTTTTCATCCTTTTTGTTCAATTTAGTTTTGGGCAAAATGATTTTAAAATTCAATTATCTGATGCTGCTTTAGCATTAACTAAAAACAAAGTAACATATGACCCTTCCTATTTCTCTATTGACTACCCAAATGGTGATGTCCCTAGTGATAAAGGTGTATGTACAGATGTAGTGATTAGGGCCTATAGAATATTAGATATTGATTTACAAAAAGAAGTACATGAAGATATGTACGCCAATTTTGAACTATATCCCAAAAACTGGAGATTGTCTAAAACCGATAAAAACATTGACCATAGAAGGGTTCCTAATTTAATGAAGTTTTTTTCTAGATTTGGAAAAACAAAACCAATAACTAACGATTCAAAAGACTATATACCTGGTGATATTGTATGTTGGAATCTGGGAAGAGGGCTCACACATATTGGTTTGGTCGTGAATAAAAAAACTAGCGATCAACAGCGATATTTAATAGTTCATAATATTGGTGGCGGACAAGTATTGGCAGATTGTTTGTTTGATTATAAAATTATTGGCCACTATCAATATAAAAAACGATAG
- a CDS encoding uracil-DNA glycosylase family protein: MFLHIHPYEPFFPKGATKLIVGTLPPPRFTTKELKKGDVDFCYGSISGLLWPVLSRIFDLDLKFETTQKAIDQRKNFLISRGIGVCDIVHSCEREKIDASDLGMQNSMLRDVISYLKQYPKIKTVLFTGGNSKNGPEYFFRKHLKEYDMKLELVSNDIPRIHRFSLGERIINTVSLTAPSGAANRSIGSLQEYKALKKANPKFNTIDFRVMQYQKYF; encoded by the coding sequence TTGTTTTTACATATTCATCCATACGAACCATTTTTCCCGAAAGGAGCCACAAAACTTATTGTAGGAACATTGCCTCCGCCCAGATTTACTACAAAAGAATTAAAGAAAGGAGATGTCGATTTCTGTTATGGAAGTATAAGCGGTTTGTTATGGCCTGTTTTGAGTAGAATATTTGATTTAGACTTAAAGTTTGAGACCACTCAAAAAGCAATAGATCAAAGAAAGAATTTCTTAATCTCTAGAGGAATAGGAGTTTGTGATATCGTGCATAGTTGCGAACGAGAAAAGATCGATGCATCAGACTTGGGGATGCAAAATAGTATGCTTAGAGATGTGATATCGTATTTGAAACAATATCCCAAAATAAAAACAGTATTATTTACTGGCGGTAATAGTAAAAATGGGCCAGAATATTTTTTTAGAAAACATCTAAAGGAATATGATATGAAATTAGAATTAGTGTCAAACGATATCCCCAGAATACATCGGTTTAGTTTAGGAGAAAGAATAATCAATACAGTTTCTCTTACTGCACCTTCGGGGGCTGCTAATCGATCTATAGGAAGCTTGCAGGAATATAAGGCATTAAAAAAAGCAAACCCTAAATTCAATACTATTGATTTTAGGGTGATGCAGTATCAAAAATATTTTTAA